A DNA window from Actinokineospora baliensis contains the following coding sequences:
- a CDS encoding sugar isomerase domain-containing protein has product MPEDVYGDQVLAHLARVGAHNADALDDVSDLVLACVRADGLVLTAGAGHSLAAVAETFFRAGGLANVRPLFTEDLQVFGGARRATAAERRPGLARSVFSLVTRSGHEVLFLFSNSGINHYPVELALTALEAGVPVVAVTSPAASADTPPRAGTKLSLNATIILDTLTGPGDVSYPADSPVTASLSTLSNAYLWNQVLARVFDKATAAGVQLPLWRSSNVEGGDAANAGLLERYGERVPQLG; this is encoded by the coding sequence CCCACCTGGCCCGGGTCGGCGCGCACAACGCGGACGCCCTCGACGACGTGTCCGACCTGGTGCTCGCCTGCGTCCGGGCCGACGGGCTGGTGCTGACCGCGGGCGCGGGCCACTCGCTGGCCGCGGTGGCCGAGACGTTCTTCCGCGCGGGCGGGCTGGCCAACGTGCGGCCGCTGTTCACCGAGGACCTGCAGGTCTTCGGCGGGGCGCGCCGGGCGACGGCGGCCGAGCGGCGGCCCGGCCTGGCCAGGTCGGTGTTCAGCCTGGTCACCCGCTCCGGGCACGAGGTGCTGTTCCTGTTCTCCAACTCCGGGATCAACCACTACCCGGTGGAGTTGGCGCTGACCGCGCTGGAGGCCGGGGTCCCGGTGGTGGCGGTGACCTCGCCCGCGGCGTCGGCCGACACCCCGCCGCGGGCGGGCACCAAGCTCTCGCTCAACGCCACGATCATCCTGGACACGCTGACCGGCCCCGGTGACGTGAGCTACCCGGCGGACTCACCGGTCACCGCGTCGTTGTCCACGTTGAGCAACGCCTACCTGTGGAACCAGGTCCTGGCCAGGGTGTTCGACAAGGCCACCGCCGCCGGGGTGCAGCTGCCGCTGTGGCGCAGCTCCAACGTGGAGGGCGGCGACGCGGCGAACGCCGGTCTGCTGGAGCGCTACGGCGAGCGCGTTCCCCAGCTGGGCTAG